In Gammaproteobacteria bacterium, the following are encoded in one genomic region:
- a CDS encoding sodium-dependent transporter — MTRRTSIHGEWSSRMAFILAATGSAVGLGNIWRFPYITGEGGGGAFVLVYILCVLAIGVPVMMAEIMLGRRGRQSPINTMRTLAEESGRSRLWAGMGWMGMGAGFLILSFYSVVAGWTLAYIFRTGSGVFTGATADGVAAIFRTFISDPERLLLWHTIFMVMTVVVVSRGVKSGLEQAVRFLMPALFVLLVAMVGYAMNTGAYQEAITYLFRPDFSKLTGHAVLSAMGQAFFSLSLGMGAIMIYGSYLSHTASITRMAFIIALLDTLVALLAGMAIFPLVFAYGLQPQGGPGLIFMTLPIAFGQMPGGAMFGTAFFVLLLFAAWTSAISLLEPMVTWLVENRGMSRVKAATGSGIAVWLFGLGSLFSFNIWADYKLFNKTFFDLTDYVTSNVMLPLGGLLIAVFSVWMMTAEVSRGELGLRDGFGYRSWRFVVRYVVPIAIILVFLNVTGILGLIVY; from the coding sequence ATGACGCGACGCACGTCCATCCACGGCGAATGGTCGTCCCGGATGGCCTTCATCCTGGCGGCCACCGGCTCGGCGGTCGGTCTGGGTAATATCTGGCGGTTTCCCTACATCACCGGCGAGGGCGGCGGTGGGGCCTTCGTGCTGGTGTACATCCTGTGCGTGCTGGCCATCGGCGTGCCCGTCATGATGGCCGAGATCATGCTCGGCCGCCGCGGTCGGCAGAGCCCCATCAATACCATGCGCACCCTGGCCGAGGAGTCCGGCCGGTCACGCCTGTGGGCGGGGATGGGCTGGATGGGTATGGGGGCCGGATTCCTGATCCTGTCCTTCTACAGCGTCGTGGCCGGCTGGACCCTGGCGTACATCTTCCGTACCGGCTCCGGGGTGTTCACGGGGGCCACTGCCGACGGCGTCGCGGCGATCTTCCGGACCTTTATCAGTGATCCCGAACGGCTGTTGCTCTGGCATACCATCTTCATGGTCATGACGGTGGTCGTGGTGTCGCGTGGCGTGAAGAGCGGTCTGGAGCAGGCCGTGCGGTTTCTCATGCCGGCCCTGTTCGTGCTGCTGGTGGCGATGGTCGGCTATGCCATGAACACCGGCGCCTACCAGGAGGCAATCACGTATCTGTTCCGGCCGGATTTTTCCAAGCTGACCGGCCACGCCGTGCTGAGCGCCATGGGGCAGGCCTTCTTCAGTCTGAGCCTGGGCATGGGGGCGATCATGATCTATGGGTCGTATCTGTCCCATACTGCGTCGATCACCCGCATGGCCTTCATCATCGCGCTGCTGGACACCTTGGTGGCACTGCTGGCGGGGATGGCGATCTTCCCACTGGTGTTCGCCTACGGTCTGCAACCGCAGGGCGGTCCCGGGCTGATCTTCATGACCCTGCCGATCGCCTTCGGGCAGATGCCGGGTGGCGCAATGTTCGGTACCGCGTTCTTCGTGCTGCTGCTGTTCGCGGCCTGGACATCGGCGATCTCCCTGCTCGAGCCGATGGTCACCTGGCTGGTGGAGAACCGCGGCATGAGCCGGGTGAAGGCCGCCACCGGGTCCGGCATCGCTGTCTGGCTGTTCGGCCTCGGCTCGCTGTTCTCTTTCAATATCTGGGCAGACTACAAGCTCTTCAACAAGACCTTTTTCGATCTGACCGACTACGTCACATCCAATGTGATGCTGCCGCTGGGCGGCCTGCTGATCGCCGTCTTCTCGGTCTGGATGATGACGGCGGAGGTCAGCCGTGGAGAGTTGGGCCTGCGCGACGGCTTCGGTTACCGCAGTTGGCGGTTCGTGGTGCGCTACGTCGTGCC